ATCTCCCGAGGTGACTGGCTGCGCATGGACATGACCTGGATCACGGACCGGATCGCGGTCGGCGGCGGCATCTGGACCGAGCCCAAGATGATCGAGGTCTCCCGCGCGGGCGTCACGCACATCATCGACATGCAGATCGAGTTCGATGACACGCCGCTGGCGCGGCCGTACGGCATCGAGGTGCTGTGGAACGCGGTGGACGACGACTTCCAGCCCAAGCCGCCGGAGATCTTCCAGCGCGGCGTGGAGTTCGCCACCGAAGGACTCGACGCCGATCCGCAGCACAAGGTCTTCATCCACTGCGCCGCCGGGGTGCACCGCGCGCCGATGATGGCGCTGGCGCTCCTGCGCGTGCTGGGATGGAGCCTGCCGGACGCACAGACCCTGATCCAGGCGCGCCGGCCGGTGGTCGACTTTGCCGACGTGTACGTGCGCAGCGTCGAGGATTTCGTCAGGTCGTACGCGATCGCAAGTAAGTAGTCTCTTGCCCTTGCACCAAGGCCACTCGTTGAGCGGCCTTTTGCTTTTTGAGTTCAAAG
The Terriglobales bacterium DNA segment above includes these coding regions:
- a CDS encoding dual specificity protein phosphatase, producing the protein MTWITDRIAVGGGIWTEPKMIEVSRAGVTHIIDMQIEFDDTPLARPYGIEVLWNAVDDDFQPKPPEIFQRGVEFATEGLDADPQHKVFIHCAAGVHRAPMMALALLRVLGWSLPDAQTLIQARRPVVDFADVYVRSVEDFVRSYAIASK